From a region of the Halanaerobium hydrogeniformans genome:
- a CDS encoding tyrosine-type recombinase/integrase produces MPKRGRRIPEVLREEEQKQLLEVFNERYPTALRNKTMIRLMLKAGLRLGETLNLKWNNINFPAAKLSIVEGKGRKDRNLWLGEKTLNQLGKWRERQNKVLAEKNLENENNLVFTSLAGKKLNEANVRKMVYNYAEKTGIQEEVEKNYRDEEGKELEETYWQKKVSPHVLRHTFATELYRMTNDLRKVQKTLGHSSIQTTMIYTHLVDEELENDMKKLDEKY; encoded by the coding sequence ATGCCAAAAAGAGGGAGAAGAATACCTGAAGTACTAAGGGAGGAAGAACAAAAGCAATTATTGGAAGTTTTCAACGAAAGATATCCAACTGCCTTGAGAAATAAAACTATGATCAGGTTAATGCTGAAAGCTGGATTAAGACTGGGAGAAACTTTAAATTTAAAATGGAACAATATTAATTTTCCTGCTGCTAAATTATCAATTGTCGAAGGTAAAGGAAGAAAAGATAGAAACTTATGGCTGGGAGAAAAAACTTTAAATCAACTTGGCAAGTGGCGAGAACGGCAAAATAAAGTTTTAGCTGAAAAGAATTTAGAAAATGAAAACAATCTAGTTTTCACTTCTCTTGCTGGAAAAAAACTTAATGAAGCTAATGTAAGGAAAATGGTCTATAACTATGCAGAAAAAACTGGTATTCAAGAAGAAGTAGAAAAAAATTATAGAGATGAGGAAGGAAAGGAATTAGAAGAGACTTATTGGCAGAAGAAGGTAAGCCCTCATGTTCTAAGACATACCTTTGCTACCGAATTATATAGAATGACTAATGATTTGAGGAAGGTACAGAAAACTTTAGGCCACAGCAGTATTCAAACTACCATGATTTATACTCATCTGGTCGATGAAGAACTTGAAAATGATATGAAAAAGTTAGATGAAAAATATTAA
- a CDS encoding helix-turn-helix transcriptional regulator, translated as MENNLKEIREQKGLSQLKLSYETRISPPDISKIERNKIFPHPKWREKIARVLEVEEKDIFPGIDKG; from the coding sequence ATGGAAAATAATTTAAAGGAAATTAGAGAGCAAAAAGGTTTATCTCAGTTAAAATTAAGTTATGAAACTAGAATATCTCCACCAGATATATCTAAAATTGAGAGGAATAAAATTTTTCCTCATCCAAAATGGAGAGAAAAAATAGCAAGGGTATTAGAAGTTGAAGAGAAAGATATTTTTCCTGGAATAGATAAAGGTTAA
- a CDS encoding CHC2 zinc finger domain-containing protein: MSKLIKNCKIKEISNNANIKEIIEEDVGSLKKESTNNYSGFHKNKHASESKTSLKVNTDKGVYYCFNCGEGGNAITWLMANRSMGFLEAAQYLAARYDVDIGDLSEEELEKIKKFHQEKEMIYEIFTIAAEIYNSQLREEHYHLLKNKWGITKETADSINIGYAPSDGNFLLRKLLKKGYSQKDLKKTGLFIKKYDFFQGRIIFPYQKNHKVVFFIGRKTKHTPDKKWERGKYKKLLTHSDKRKYISSVVKNEHLFGVDSLSNTEALIITEGITDAITTIQAGYSCISPVTVQFRKKDYKKLESIAEKAKKIYIVNDNEESGAGRKGALETARYLHKKGHKVYIVELPKPEEVSKIDLADYWKDHNKDDFEKLLRESNNLMDLGIKKIKQASYDEKITAAESVYPLFAGLGDIEKDRYIKKIKEAFGNDVRIKTIRGKINEVINKKEKKENTNDIKSEESTSNTSPIPRIRESSSGYFYVERDSENDSGEIIYISNFILNIDTILRNQDGKEIISGDILYYDKNKEEINLDSNAFILSKNFKEELPNKAIWTGNSTQLQQIKVNIYDNNPVSKKAVELAGRYDNQILLPEITLSKNGIVERADKVVINLKNNHLLSKMPKKMPDQSEHMRAAENIYKYLPRINEPVIAGAITSWSFALPWCDLIRNKLSWGGFPHLILYGEAGSGKTQSAKLIWRLNGISQDNEPFSLPNTRFTRLNNYSSSNLIPVFLDEYRPSAWSGYRSRQIHEELRNIYNKNAAERGRADLTTKSFSLAAPIILCGEDRPRDTTGLEERMIILNPNKDIVDGNNNQYGDICKKNFNKLQKAPLEAFALPYWKWSLAQENWEEKLEKARGEIIIWKEDEQLTIPERLINNLAILKFGWWMYLSYAEELDIELDEEILIEAELNAVLKSVYYNVMPEGRHFNEFDELIVFLNTMVNNSKLYSRIHYTIKNKNTLILRLPDILPIAKEFAHKTQRSRELLGIDAYRSIIRRLEEDPNSYVLSSSDKGSFRKSGDSYCELRGVALDMDKLEEQLKIEQEIWS; encoded by the coding sequence GTGAGTAAATTAATAAAAAACTGTAAAATAAAAGAAATATCAAACAATGCAAATATCAAAGAAATTATTGAAGAAGATGTGGGATCATTAAAAAAAGAATCAACTAATAATTATAGCGGCTTCCATAAAAACAAACATGCTTCTGAAAGTAAAACTTCATTAAAGGTAAACACTGATAAAGGAGTTTATTATTGCTTTAACTGTGGTGAAGGAGGAAATGCAATTACATGGCTAATGGCAAATAGAAGTATGGGATTTTTAGAAGCAGCCCAATATTTAGCTGCAAGATATGACGTTGATATTGGAGATTTAAGTGAAGAGGAATTGGAAAAAATAAAAAAGTTTCATCAAGAAAAAGAAATGATATATGAAATATTTACAATAGCCGCGGAAATTTATAACAGTCAGTTAAGAGAAGAACACTATCACTTATTAAAAAACAAATGGGGTATAACAAAAGAAACTGCAGATAGTATTAATATCGGCTATGCTCCAAGTGATGGTAATTTTCTTTTAAGAAAATTACTAAAGAAGGGTTATAGTCAAAAAGATCTCAAAAAAACAGGCCTATTTATAAAAAAATATGATTTTTTTCAGGGACGAATCATATTCCCTTATCAAAAAAATCATAAGGTAGTGTTTTTTATAGGACGAAAAACAAAACACACACCTGATAAAAAATGGGAGAGAGGAAAGTATAAGAAACTGCTTACTCACTCTGACAAGAGAAAATATATTAGTTCTGTAGTAAAAAATGAACATTTATTTGGTGTAGATAGTCTCAGTAATACAGAGGCATTAATAATTACCGAAGGTATAACAGATGCTATTACAACTATACAGGCCGGATACTCCTGCATATCACCAGTTACAGTTCAATTTCGTAAAAAAGATTATAAAAAACTGGAATCAATAGCTGAAAAAGCAAAAAAAATATATATTGTGAATGATAATGAAGAAAGTGGTGCCGGCAGGAAGGGAGCATTAGAGACTGCTCGATATCTTCATAAAAAAGGTCATAAAGTTTATATAGTTGAGCTGCCTAAACCAGAAGAGGTATCAAAAATCGATCTTGCTGATTATTGGAAAGATCATAATAAAGATGATTTTGAGAAATTGCTCAGAGAATCAAATAATCTAATGGATTTAGGTATTAAGAAAATAAAGCAAGCTTCCTATGATGAAAAAATAACTGCTGCTGAAAGTGTTTACCCTTTATTTGCGGGGTTAGGGGATATTGAAAAAGATAGATATATCAAAAAGATAAAGGAAGCTTTCGGTAATGATGTGCGAATTAAAACTATAAGGGGAAAGATTAATGAGGTTATAAATAAAAAAGAAAAGAAAGAAAATACTAATGATATTAAATCTGAAGAATCTACTAGTAATACATCTCCTATTCCAAGAATTAGAGAATCATCTAGCGGGTATTTTTATGTGGAAAGAGATTCAGAAAATGATTCTGGAGAAATAATTTATATATCAAATTTCATTTTGAATATAGATACTATATTAAGAAATCAAGATGGTAAAGAAATAATTTCGGGGGACATATTATATTACGATAAAAATAAAGAAGAAATCAATTTAGATTCCAACGCATTTATTTTGAGTAAAAACTTCAAAGAAGAACTGCCTAATAAAGCTATTTGGACAGGCAATAGTACTCAATTACAACAGATTAAAGTAAATATATATGACAATAATCCTGTGTCAAAAAAAGCTGTAGAATTGGCTGGAAGATATGATAATCAAATATTGCTTCCAGAAATAACCTTAAGTAAAAATGGTATTGTAGAAAGAGCAGATAAAGTTGTTATCAATCTAAAGAACAATCATTTGTTATCGAAAATGCCTAAAAAAATGCCAGACCAAAGTGAACATATGAGAGCAGCTGAAAATATTTATAAATATCTTCCTAGAATAAATGAGCCTGTCATAGCTGGTGCTATAACTTCTTGGTCTTTTGCTTTACCCTGGTGTGATCTAATAAGGAATAAATTAAGTTGGGGTGGCTTTCCCCACTTAATTCTTTACGGCGAAGCCGGTAGTGGTAAAACTCAGAGTGCTAAGTTAATCTGGCGGTTAAATGGTATAAGTCAAGATAATGAGCCTTTTTCTTTGCCTAATACACGTTTTACAAGACTGAATAATTACTCGAGCAGCAATTTAATACCGGTTTTTCTTGATGAATACAGACCAAGTGCATGGAGCGGTTATAGATCTAGACAAATTCACGAAGAATTAAGAAATATTTATAATAAAAATGCTGCTGAAAGAGGAAGAGCAGATCTTACGACTAAATCTTTTTCTTTAGCTGCCCCGATTATTTTATGTGGAGAAGATAGACCTAGAGACACAACAGGCTTAGAAGAAAGGATGATAATTCTTAATCCTAATAAAGATATAGTTGATGGAAACAATAATCAATATGGTGATATATGCAAGAAAAACTTTAATAAATTGCAGAAAGCTCCTTTAGAAGCTTTTGCTCTACCATACTGGAAGTGGTCTTTAGCTCAAGAAAATTGGGAGGAAAAGCTCGAAAAAGCAAGAGGTGAAATAATAATTTGGAAGGAAGATGAACAGCTTACTATACCTGAACGATTGATTAATAATTTAGCTATATTAAAGTTTGGATGGTGGATGTATTTAAGTTATGCAGAAGAATTAGACATTGAACTTGATGAAGAAATTTTAATTGAGGCTGAGTTAAATGCAGTACTTAAGAGTGTTTATTATAATGTGATGCCAGAAGGACGGCATTTTAATGAGTTTGATGAATTGATTGTTTTTCTAAATACCATGGTAAACAACAGTAAATTGTATTCTAGAATTCATTATACTATCAAAAATAAGAATACTTTAATTTTGAGACTGCCTGATATCTTACCGATAGCTAAAGAATTTGCACATAAAACACAAAGAAGTAGAGAGCTCCTCGGAATAGATGCATATCGATCGATCATTAGAAGGCTCGAAGAAGACCCCAATTCATATGTGTTATCAAGCAGTGACAAAGGATCGTTTAGAAAAAGTGGAGACAGCTATTGTGAATTAAGAGGAGTAGCTTTAGATATGGATAAATTAGAAGAACAACTAAAGATAGAACAGGAAATTTGGTCATAG
- a CDS encoding YkvA family protein, giving the protein MRRLLKRIIEQISDDIDEKKLMEIKSDSAQWRKKHKNNSSLKKILFYFTYFLKIIDDYFKVNSDITFKIAAISAAVLLYIITPNDLIPDYLPVIGYMDDLAVIGIFFPLVKKELT; this is encoded by the coding sequence TTGAGAAGATTACTAAAAAGAATAATAGAACAAATTTCTGATGATATTGATGAAAAAAAGCTCATGGAAATCAAAAGTGACTCTGCTCAGTGGAGGAAAAAACATAAAAATAACAGTTCTTTAAAGAAAATACTCTTTTATTTCACGTATTTTTTAAAGATTATCGATGATTACTTTAAAGTTAATAGTGATATAACATTTAAGATAGCAGCCATAAGTGCTGCTGTCTTATTGTATATCATAACCCCCAATGATTTAATACCCGATTACCTGCCGGTAATAGGCTACATGGATGATCTAGCCGTTATCGGCATATTCTTTCCTTTAGTCAAAAAAGAATTAACTTAA